In Danio aesculapii chromosome 12, fDanAes4.1, whole genome shotgun sequence, the sequence GATATTTCCAGATGTGGAACCTGCATGTGATCGCTGTGGGCTAAAGCCGGCATCACTGGCTCATTTGTTTTGGAGCTGCCCAAATTAAAATCTTACTGGAAGAacaataaagtattttttatatctttatttttttactaactgaacttattaattattaatttactttcttatgtattgtgtgtacgttgtattttttattgttaattgctGTGAAAATGTTTGTTGGACCAAAATTTAAAGTCAATgtgtttgaatattttaaaattaataaagtaaaaaagaaaaagaaaagaaaggaaaggaaagagtGGTTTTAGATGTTCATACAATGTACTATGAGACTTGAGGtctgtttttgaaagaagtcttaTGTATGGACGTCTGTTTCTACAACATAATAacttttttaatgctttaaatgacaatatttttatatgaaatttaGATAAACTGTATCAGACCTTTAATGAAAAAGCTGACATTTTACTCAAAGATTTGTAATGTATTATGATAGTTAAAAAGCATCTTTTGATTCCTATGAGGACCCGTTTATATTTCTGTGCAAAGTCCATGCGGTAGGTCCTACTTAAACAATCGCATACTCTTCAACGTACCCTGATGAACCCCTTTCAAAAAATGTCACAATAACAGGAGagcaagatctgtgattggtcggcttgagtGTGGGTGAAGCCGAGAGCTGTGGGAGCGTATTGAGGCCAGTGGCTTGAGTATTAAACAAGTGTCGAATCCAATGGAGGAGCTCCAAATGGATACctctgttttgtgtttattttatgatttaagttgaacattcgccagttcccgcctctttctttctttctttcccaaATAAGTGAGattgagctacttctacagtaAACTCATAAACTCAAAACACTAGCAAAGAAACTCTACAGTAAACCTGCTTACTAGCGTACTAGAATTTCGGAGCAACACAGACAGAACGTAAAAATGCTCACAATGGCATTGGATATGTGCAAGGTATTCGCCATGGAGTATGAAAATCaatcaatgcagaagtataaatcaaaaatatttttagataaaATAGATATTCATTTAAGTCTGCAGACATCAAAACTTTAAACCAGGGGTACCCAAACCTATTTTATGAAGGGCCAAACACCAAACTTGAGTAAGGGTGGTGGGTCGAAGCTAAATACACCAGTTTCCATGGTAAATTCctaatttataaacaatttaaaataaatactttaatcttattaataattatatatatatatatatttatttttttacatattatagtTTACTTCTtataataaaaccataaacaatcccatttaaaacacaatggagttcaatgctgaatagtcaaggtgcacctgcctttgccttgatttgctcgccgatgtcttgtgcattgtcctctatccatcaagttaccatatttacataaaatatctgatttattttattgaaacttttatttcaatcactttttttgtagctcagcaattaaacaaacaaacaaacaaaaggataTGTTAAATTAGAAGTTCACCTCAACCTTCCACATTCTGCTTGTAgaatgggatggcgggccaaatcaaaggtcaccatgggccaactttggcccacagacCCTAGTTTGGGCAGCTCTGCTTTAAACAGCaacataatactaataattatgtttataataAACAATTTGCTCGAGTAGAATATTTGCTAGATAGTGGTGATTGAAGAAATTGAGCGTGTTGCAATTGCCCCCAGTCTCTCCTAATGCTGCTCAGGAACTGTCCCTCTAATccaaaacttgtttttttttttttttttacgtgtaaCAATTTCCATACAAACCATTTCATGAGGAACATGAGTTCTCCACTTGAGTCTGTAGCACCAATAATCCTCTCAGGATCCAAACCACGTGCAAAACCTCTGAGTTTCTCAGGCTAAATTAAGAGAGATGGCATGTGAGACACTGTTGAGCCATTCAATTTCTTTTGGTTTTCTAATCTTTTAAAGACACTTCCTGACCAGCTTATTGACATGGAATGATGTAGACATCTCAAATCCTCAGATCCTCATGGCTCTTACCTCGTCCTTGCGCTTTTTAGTTTCCTTCCCGTCTCCATCCGTCTCAGCCCTCCTCTTGCCTCCAGATTCAGCCGTTTTCTGTGACTGGAGGAATTCGGCTATAAGGTCAGGACAGTCCAGGTTTTCATCTGGCTCCCAGGTGTTGTCCTCACTGAACGAAAAAAACAATTAAACGGCAGGAATTAGCCACAAATAAAACAAGCTGAACTCTATCTGCAGACACTCACTCAGAGAAGCCTTTCCACTTGAGGAGATATTCAACTTTTCCCTTCACCACGCGCCGATCGAGGACTTTTTCCACCacatattcttcttcttcttcctccaccACTTCTTCCACTTTCTTTTTGTTCTGCTTCTTGCCTGCAGTTATTTGCTTTGGTTCTGATTGAGAAACTGGAGCTGTATACAAGAATGGCAAGTTAGTAAATGAAACATACGGGCTGACGCAAATCATTAAGCACAGTTTATATCAAAATACCACAGTTATTACTGTTGATGTTTTGGCAACAATATCATGGCAACTTGACATCTGCAACTACTGCAATTAAGAagaaattaaagggacagttcactcaaaatttaCCAACAATCTAGccatgattaattcattcattttccttcggcttaatccctttattcataagagttcgccacagcgaaatgaaccgccaacttatccaacatatgtttacacagcggatgcccttccagctgcaacccagtactgggaaacacccatacacacattcacacacatacactacagccaatttagtttatttagaggatgtctttggactgtaggggaaaccagagcacatggaggaaacccacgccaacacaggataacatgcaaactcctcacagaaatgccaactgacccagctgggactcgaaccagcgaccttcttgctgtgaggagacagtgctaaccactgagccaccatgtcacaaGCCATGAGTTAAATTTTGTTAATTTAGTCTGTACTTTCATTTAATGcaaaggtctcaaactcaattcctggagagccacggctctgcagttttgctccaagtATGATCAGCTGATCCagctggccctccaggaattgagaccTATGATATAATGGAATTCAAAGAGGCTGCTaaagaatgctttttttttttgccaattttgAACCAAAAAACTAGATATAAACTCATAATATTGAGAAGGAAAGTCTTTCTGAGTTTATATCCAACACTTACAACTTATTTATTCCtttgtttacatctcacaattctaaCTTGTTTCGTAGAATGGCTATTTTGTGTTTATAACTAGAAATAAGACACAAACAAGtccaattctgagaaaaaaaaagtcagaattctgagttgaTGTTTGGCAATTTGGATTTTCCCCTAGAATTTTGAGATTAAATCCCACAATTCTaactttttttcttataattgTGATGTTATTTCATGAAATTGCGATTTTAGAAACTTTTATACAACAActcaacacaattttttttccacatccaagtttacatctcacaaagCTAACCTTTTTTCTAATATTTGCAACTTTTCTCAGAATTATTGGTTTATAAGATGAAACTTCGAGATAcatataggcatgggacgataacaggtttcaaggtataccacggtttggaaaagtcaatgttttaaaacaacaacattttgttATCTGTTATACCGCTCCTatgatatgtaaaaaaaaaaaaaataggtatgtgttttttatgactttttttattgatttttttttggggCAGAAAAGGACcgtccacatcaaaagctactggtcagcccacgattcagcaaacatctgaaaaacaaatcacttatatACCAACATATTTTACTTTGTATCTAAAGTaaagaaagatctccaaagatgcctttttagGCTGTAAAGAAAcgtgtgtttttgaaactaaagaggccagcagaagtcaatgattcatttaaatgatttagcctgacgtgtttactgttctaacatattttaaatgtttattcaaataaaatatattgtgtttaatgaggaaaaagttgtttttacccagacatttaaaaagaacatatttcagagcagtaatcaaTACTGCGAAACCGTaaaatttttattcaaggttatcataccatcagaatcttctACCGGCCCATGCGTACATACATATGTTATCTAAGTTGCAATTCTGGGAAGAAAAAAATGAGTCAGAGCTGTGTTTTTATTCATTGAAAATGCAAGCTATAAACTAGGATAAATGAGaacttttttaatattatgattgtgtcttttttttcttcagagtcCTGTTTACATCTTGCAGTTTTATTCTTTCCCCTTGCAATTTCAATTTCTTTTTCCTCAGAATTGCGATTGTATCAAAACTATTAGATACAAAGTTGCAATTATGAAAGTTACAAAGTTGCAAGTCAGAACTGCAAGGGGGAAATGTTCAAGTGTAAGGTCACAAGCATGCTTGCAATTTTGTCATTTTTCTCTCAGAATTGCAGGTTTATAACTTAAAAACTTAAAAGTTTAAAATTGGGGGGTGCAAACTTGCAATCGTAATAAAGTCCGAATTGTGATATGATGAGTTGCAtataaattctttttttatttcgtGGCAGAAAAAAGTTTCCATGGATCATATTTCCAATTTTCATAACACATATTTAAATCCACAGGGAAAAAACAAGCCAAACAGATTATAAACAATGTGCGTAAtaggtgtactgtccctttaaaccaatatataaatatataataacgcTTCTCAAAATAACGAAAATGATTTCATATCAATattactgtacaacaataacTGTAACTACGGTGTTCTGACGGATTTTCCTTGTTTCCATTGCAaacgaattaaaaa encodes:
- the cbx1b gene encoding chromobox protein homolog 1b; translated protein: MSQTSEPSADAAVTEAPVSQSEPKQITAGKKQNKKKVEEVVEEEEEEYVVEKVLDRRVVKGKVEYLLKWKGFSDEDNTWEPDENLDCPDLIAEFLQSQKTAESGGKRRAETDGDGKETKKRKDEPEKLRGFARGLDPERIIGATDSSGELMFLMKWKNSDEADLVPAKEANVKCPQVVISFYEERLTWHSYPTEEEEKKDDKN